In the genome of Gemmatimonadales bacterium, the window CGCGCATTTTAGCCTCGGTGCCGAGCAGTTTCTGCACGTGGTGCCCAAGCTCGTGCGCCAGCACGTACGCCTGGGCAAAGTCGCCGGGCGCGCCGAAGCGGCGGCTCAGCTCGTCGAAGAAGCCCAGATCGATGTACACCTTTTCATCGCCCGGGCAATAGAAAGGTCCGCTCGCCGTCTCGGCAAACCCGCAGGCCGACTGGATCTCATCGCGAAACAGCACCAGCTTGGCGTGGCGGTAGGGCACGCCAAGCGGCGGGAGGATCTGCTCCCAGTTCTTCTGCACGTCGTCGAACACGAACGAGACGAACTGCACCATCCGGTCTTCTTCCGGCGTGCTCGCGACCGGCCCGTCCGCCACCTGACCGGCGGGCGCGGCATCGCCGCCGGCGCCCGCGAGCAGGCTGAAGAAATCCTGCTTGAAGACAAGGCTCAGTACGAGCAGCACGACGATGCCGCCGAGCCCGAGGCGCATGCCGCCGCCGGGGATGAAGCCGCCGCCTCCGCCGCTCTGTCCCCGGCGGTCCTCCAGGTCCGTACTCCGCCCACCCGGTCTCCAGCGCACGGTGGCCTCCTTGGCTCTGCGTCAGATCGATTGCCCCAACAGTACTCACCGCGGTATGCTTGTCCATGCCCTGGGCATCCATGCTGCGCCCGCTCGACATCGTCGCCGTCGTGATGGGCGGCGGCGCCGGCACCCGGCTCTTTCCGCTCACCAAGGATCGGGCCAAGCCGGCGGTGCCGCTCGCGGGCAAGTACCGGCTGGTCGACATCCCGATCAGCAACTGCATCAACGCGGACCTGCGCCGTATCTTCGTGCTCACCCAATTCAATTCCAGCTCGCTGCACCGGCACATCCAGGAGAGCTACCGCTTCGACCAGTTCTCACCCGGATTTGTCGAGATCCTCGCGGCGCAGCAGACGCCCGAGTGGGCCGAGTGGTACCAGGGCACCGCCGACGCGGTGCGCCGCAACCTGGTCCACCTGAACGACCATCCCCACCGCTGGGTACTCATCCTCTCGGGCGACCAGCTCTACCGGATGAACTTCCGCACGCTCATCGAGCAGCATGTGGCCACCGGCGCCGAGGTCACGGTGGCGACGCTCCCGGTCCGCCCCGAGGAGGCGCACGCTTTCGGCATCATGGACGTCGGGGCGGACGGCCGGATCACGCGGTTCGTGGAGAAGCCGACCGACCCCGCCGTGCTGAGCACGCTCCGCGTGCAGGGTGCCGCCATCGGGCCGCTGGCCGAACGGCCCGAAGCGGGCTCGCTGCTCGCTTCGATGGGCATCTACGTCTTTGACCGCGAGGTGCTCGCTGCGGCGCTCGCCGGGCGCGAAGCCGATTTCGGCAAGCACATCATTCCGCAGCTCATCGAGTCGCGCCGGGTCTTTGCCTACCTGCACCAGGGCTACTGGGAGGACATTGGCACCATCGGCGCGTTCTACGAGGCCAATCTCGACCTCTGCCAGCCGGTGCCCAAGTTCAATTTCTACGACGCGTCGGCGCCGATCTTCACCCACGCGCGCTACCTGCCCGCGACCAAGATGATCCACGCCCGCGTGTCGCGCGCCGTCGTTGCCGAAGGGTGCATCATCAACGACGCGCTCATCGACTATTCGCTCATCGGGCTCAGGAGCCGCATCGAGGCCGGCGCCACCATTCGCTCGTCGCTGGTGATGGGCGCCGACTACTACGAGACCGAGGATCGCCCGCCCGCGCCCGGTGCGCCGCCCCTCGGCATCGGGCACGGCACCAGCATCGAGCGCACCATCGTGGACAAGAACGCGCGCATCGGCGACGGGGTGCGGATTTCGCCCGAAGGAAAGCCGCCCGATCTCGACGGCCCGAATTACTACGTGCGCGACGGCATCGTGGTGATCCCCAAGAACGCCGTGGTGCCGAGCGGCACGGTGATCTGACGCCACCCGTTTCCTTCCGGAGGCTCCGCATGCTGTCACGTTGCCGGTCCGCGTTGCTCGCGATTTCCGCCATTGCGCTCACCGCGGCGGCGCCCGCGCCGGCGATGTCGCGGGCCACCGCGCCGGCTGCCGCGCGCGCCGACGGCAGTCCGGTCGATGAAGGCGACGTCGCCAAGGTGATCGCCAAGTTCAAGGAGAAGGACCCCGGCATGGCGCAGGTCTTTGCCGACGCGTACGGCTACGCGGTCTTCCCGAGCGTCGGCAAAGGCGCCATCGGGATCGGGGGCGCCCGCGGCAAGGGCTGGGTGTACGAGGCCGGGAAGCTCATCGGCCGCTCGACCCTCACCCAGGTGTCGATCGGCTTCCAGCTCGGCGGACAGGCCTATAGCGAGGTGGTGTTCTTCAAGAACAAGGGCGCGCTGGATGGCTTCCGCACCGGGCACCTCAAGCTCGATGCGCAGGCTTCGGCGGTGGCGCTCAAGGCGCGCGCTTCGGGCGACCTGCCGTGGCGCTCCGGCATTGCGATCGTCACGATGTCGAAGGGCGGGCTCATGTACGAGGCGTCGGTGGGCGGGCAGAAGTTCTCGTTCACGCCGGTGGGCGACACCGGCGACGCCGACAAATAGGCGGCCTGAAGCAGGCGCTCCCGCATTCTTCAATGGGACACGGCCGGGGCGTGGCGCTCCGCTCGCGGAGCCCCCGTCACGCTCGGTGCCGAACGCGGTTCAGCGGCAACAGGTTAACCGCGTGCGTCGGGTTGCGCCGGCGCTCGGCGCGCCGTGGTTCGACCCGTGCAGGAACGCCGACCCTCTCCCTTCCGGCGACGACGCGTGCCCCAGGCGCAGCGCAAGACCTTGCAGCCGCTCAGCGAGACGCGACGATGGTTGAGCGCGGCACTCGGCGTGATCGCGACGATCGCCACCATCCTCGCGTCGGCCCACTCCTGCGGCCTCATGGGCGACCAGTCGTCGCGCCTGAGCCTCACCGACCTCGCGGTGAACTGGATCGGCCTGTCGCCCGCGGCCGACACCGCCCGCGCGCTCGGCGACACGCTGCGCTACGTCGCCACGGTGACCGACCGCCGCGGCGCCGCGCTCATCGGTGCCACGCTCGGCTGGAGCACGGAGAACGGCACGGTGGCCACGGTGGACAGCGCGGGGTTCG includes:
- a CDS encoding neutral zinc metallopeptidase — protein: MRWRPGGRSTDLEDRRGQSGGGGGFIPGGGMRLGLGGIVVLLVLSLVFKQDFFSLLAGAGGDAAPAGQVADGPVASTPEEDRMVQFVSFVFDDVQKNWEQILPPLGVPYRHAKLVLFRDEIQSACGFAETASGPFYCPGDEKVYIDLGFFDELSRRFGAPGDFAQAYVLAHELGHHVQKLLGTEAKMREAGARRPDLANQLSVKLELQADCYAGIWANSTQQRDILERGDIEEGLGAAAAVGDDRIQRMTTGHVNPETFTHGTSADRERWFREGFSAGRLDACDTFRS
- a CDS encoding glucose-1-phosphate adenylyltransferase, translated to MPWASMLRPLDIVAVVMGGGAGTRLFPLTKDRAKPAVPLAGKYRLVDIPISNCINADLRRIFVLTQFNSSSLHRHIQESYRFDQFSPGFVEILAAQQTPEWAEWYQGTADAVRRNLVHLNDHPHRWVLILSGDQLYRMNFRTLIEQHVATGAEVTVATLPVRPEEAHAFGIMDVGADGRITRFVEKPTDPAVLSTLRVQGAAIGPLAERPEAGSLLASMGIYVFDREVLAAALAGREADFGKHIIPQLIESRRVFAYLHQGYWEDIGTIGAFYEANLDLCQPVPKFNFYDASAPIFTHARYLPATKMIHARVSRAVVAEGCIINDALIDYSLIGLRSRIEAGATIRSSLVMGADYYETEDRPPAPGAPPLGIGHGTSIERTIVDKNARIGDGVRISPEGKPPDLDGPNYYVRDGIVVIPKNAVVPSGTVI
- a CDS encoding YSC84-related protein, with the translated sequence MLSRCRSALLAISAIALTAAAPAPAMSRATAPAAARADGSPVDEGDVAKVIAKFKEKDPGMAQVFADAYGYAVFPSVGKGAIGIGGARGKGWVYEAGKLIGRSTLTQVSIGFQLGGQAYSEVVFFKNKGALDGFRTGHLKLDAQASAVALKARASGDLPWRSGIAIVTMSKGGLMYEASVGGQKFSFTPVGDTGDADK